A single window of Chloracidobacterium sp. DNA harbors:
- a CDS encoding PhoH family protein → MQKLELPPQGLNTLFGVQDQNIKYLETLLDVSIGARGNELLIDGDERDIKTVEQILRDFTELFDEGSTFTDKELRDAFKQIAEDRAYSLKDHFLRSRFNPTGKKQVAPKTANQRKYLDAIAANDLVFGIGVAGTGKSYLAVAMAVDALFKKQVSRIILTRPAVEAGERLGFLPGDLQEKVDPYLRPLYDALFDLVDGEKVTKMLEKRIIEIAPLAFMRGRTLSDAFIILDEAQNTTSEQMKMFLTRIGFGSKAVVTGDRTQIDLPRGQKSGINEAETILAGLEGIEFVYFTDKDVVRHKLVQMIVKAYEEHSENDGTIR, encoded by the coding sequence TTGCAAAAGCTCGAACTACCACCACAGGGCCTAAATACGCTATTCGGCGTTCAGGATCAGAACATCAAGTATCTCGAGACATTGCTCGACGTCAGTATCGGTGCCCGCGGTAACGAATTGCTGATCGACGGCGACGAACGTGATATTAAGACGGTCGAGCAGATATTGCGTGATTTTACGGAACTATTTGACGAGGGCAGCACGTTTACTGATAAGGAACTGCGTGACGCCTTTAAGCAGATCGCCGAGGACCGTGCGTACAGCCTGAAAGATCATTTCCTCAGATCGCGGTTTAATCCGACCGGCAAGAAACAGGTCGCACCAAAGACTGCGAATCAACGCAAATATCTCGATGCGATCGCCGCGAACGATCTCGTTTTTGGAATCGGCGTCGCCGGAACCGGCAAGAGCTATCTCGCAGTTGCGATGGCCGTCGATGCACTGTTTAAGAAACAGGTCAGCCGAATTATTCTGACGCGTCCGGCGGTCGAGGCCGGCGAACGGCTCGGATTTTTGCCCGGCGACCTCCAGGAAAAGGTTGATCCGTATCTGAGGCCTCTTTACGACGCTCTGTTTGATCTAGTGGACGGCGAAAAGGTGACCAAGATGCTCGAGAAACGCATCATCGAGATCGCGCCGCTCGCATTTATGCGCGGTCGCACGTTGTCGGACGCTTTCATCATCCTTGACGAAGCCCAAAATACTACCAGCGAACAAATGAAGATGTTTTTGACCCGCATCGGATTCGGCTCAAAGGCCGTCGTCACCGGCGATCGGACCCAGATCGATCTGCCCCGCGGCCAAAAAAGCGGCATCAATGAGGCCGAGACCATCCTAGCCGGTCTCGAAGGCATCGAATTTGTTTATTTTACTGATAAAGACGTAGTTCGGCATAAGCTGGTGCAGATGATCGTCAAGGCGTACGAAGAACACTCGGAAAATGACGGGACGATCCGATAA
- the ybeY gene encoding rRNA maturation RNase YbeY, with protein MIDVVNLQRKITIDVAAIRSYTQLLAEEVSEANGRRFSVAFISDGRMKQLNAMFRSKATTTDVLSFPHEPDEFDPDKDNLGDIVISVEQAQKQAAENGLTLEGEIKQLILHGLLHLCGYDHETDDGEMNELELVLRVQLAIQ; from the coding sequence ATGATAGATGTTGTCAATCTTCAGCGAAAAATTACAATCGATGTCGCCGCCATCCGCTCGTATACGCAATTACTTGCTGAAGAGGTCTCAGAGGCAAACGGCCGCCGATTTTCTGTTGCTTTCATTTCGGATGGCCGAATGAAACAGCTCAATGCGATGTTTCGCAGCAAGGCTACAACCACTGACGTCCTTTCATTTCCACACGAACCGGACGAATTCGATCCGGACAAAGACAATCTCGGCGATATTGTCATTTCGGTGGAACAGGCACAGAAACAGGCAGCCGAAAACGGCCTGACGCTTGAGGGCGAGATCAAACAGCTCATACTTCACGGCCTGCTCCACCTTTGCGGCTACGATCACGAAACTGACGATGGCGAGATGAACGAACTCGAACTCGTGCTTCGTGTACAGCTTGCGATCCAATAA